One Vigna unguiculata cultivar IT97K-499-35 chromosome 7, ASM411807v1, whole genome shotgun sequence genomic region harbors:
- the LOC114190357 gene encoding uclacyanin-3-like encodes MHFPILILLLLLLPSLFKLSHSATILVDGSSEWKNPTVSIGDSIIFKHKQHFNLYIFKNEKAYNLCNITQATLLTNPYTWHPSRPGFFYFTFHNGSLKACKDSEKLAIKVASSAMVPEPSPVATPAPSSGGEVPSSPSFPWPFRPHQTASSPGPAPQAQAGSPLTVPLVPDKGGGMPFINSNPAVPLPTGEVDSATIRPLPTSGHQGQVMIGSFGVGIAVYTMALLLL; translated from the exons ATGCACTTCCCCATTCTCATTCTGCTTCTCCTTCTCCTACCTTCCCTCTTCAAGCTTTCACATTCAGCCACAATTCTTGTAGACGGATCTTCAGAGTGGAAGAACCCCACAGTTTCCATCGGTGACTCTATCA TTTTCAAGCACAAACAACATTTCAACCTCTACATTTTCAAGAACGAGAAAGCCTACAACCTCTGCAATATCACTCAGGCCACTCTTCTCACCAACCCCTACACG TGGCATCCATCTCGACCCGGCTTCTTCTATTTTACCTTCCATAATGGGTCACTCAAAGCATGCAAAGATTCTGAAAAGCTTGCCATAAAAGTTGCTTCTTCAGCAATGGTTCCAGAACCTTCTCCAGTGGCAACACCAGCTCCTTCTTCCGGCGGAGAGGTACCATCTTCCCCTTCATTTCCATGGCCTTTTCGTCCACACCAAACAGCTTCTTCACCTGGCCCAGCACCACAAGCACAAGCAGGTTCACCGTTGACAGTTCCATTAGTGCCAGATAAAGGTGGTGGCATGCCCTTCATTAACAGCAACCCTGCAGTTCCTCTGCCCACCGGTGAAGTTGACTCTGCCACCATTCGCCCCTTACCCACCTCTGGCCATCAAGGACAG GTGATGATTGGGTCATTTGGAGTTGGCATTGCTGTGTACACCATGGCTTTACTTCTGCTGTGA